Proteins co-encoded in one Arachis hypogaea cultivar Tifrunner chromosome 13, arahy.Tifrunner.gnm2.J5K5, whole genome shotgun sequence genomic window:
- the LOC114924984 gene encoding uncharacterized protein has protein sequence MVERDVADVANALTGQHPYGEPSFMHALNLDAMHAPEFPEYVNTAPAVVATSEFAVGMEFNSREAVTKSVKEYTIRREVDYRVYESEPTTFYAKCVQYGISCDWLIRVSLMKRQYCWVIRRYNGSHTCTRSTISQDHAKLDSETIAEAIKPLVEADPSIKVKSVIAEVQSKFNYTITIVAKEPSAAVEYETAYGYRGDELVEDLRILTRVFWAFYPCIKAFRSCKPVVQIDGTHLYGKYKGALLVAVSQDGNGNIVPLAFAIVEGETADAWHFFLSHLQTHVVNRDGVALISDRHESIISAVGRSNGAWEYPRAIHMFCIRHIASNFLRSFKAPHLQRLIVNIGYSRTMREFDMRYQRLCERGEAYKQWLDRIPRQQYALAYDGGHRWGHMTTNLVECINGVLKGARNLPVTALVKATFYRLNALFTRKRAEAEARISAGQLFSEYATQKILSNQRSAGNIQVNLFDRQNEVFEVREMPSGLEFAVNLRLQHCDCGEFQVDRIPCRHVFACCANQRLD, from the exons ATGGTTGAAAGAGATGTGGCTGATGTTGCAAATGCACTAACCGGACAACATCCATATGGAGAGCCATCTTTTATGCATGCTTTGAATCTGGATGCCATGCATGCACCAGAATTTCCTGAGTACGTCAATACAG CCCCAGCTGTTGTAGCTACCAGTGAATTTGCTGTTGGAATGGAATTTAACTCTAGAGAGGCTGTTACTAAATCAGTTAAAGAGTATACCATTCGAAGAGAAGTTGATTATAGGGTATATGAATCAGAACCAACAACATTCTATGCTAAATGTGTACAGTATGGAATAagttgtgattggcttatcagagTTAGTCTTATGAAAAGACAGTATTGTTGGGTGATAAGGAGGTACAATGGTAGTCACACGTGCACCAGAAGTACCATATCTCAGGATCATGCTAAACTGGACTCTGAaacaattgcagaagcaataaagccattAGTTGAGGCTGACCCGTCCATAAAGGTAAAATCTGTCATTGCTGAAGTACAATCGAAGTTCAACTACACGATAA CAATAGTTGCAAAAGAACCATCAGCAGCTGTTGAGTATGAAACTGCATATGGCTATCGAGGGGATGAGTTAGTTGAAGATCTCCGGATTCTGACACGAGTCTTCTGGGCTTTCTACCCATGCATTAAAGCATTCAGAAGTTGCAAGCCAGTGGTTCAGATTGACGGCACACATTTGTATGGAAAGTATAAAGGAGCTCTTTTAGTTGCAGTATCACAAGATGGCAATGGAAATATCGTGCCGCTTGCATTTGCCATAGTCGAAGGTGAGACTGCCGATGCCTGGCACTTTTTTCTTAGCCATTTGCAAACACATGTAGTTAATCGGGATGGTGTTGCCCTTATCTCTGATCGACACGAGTCAATCATCTCAGCTGTGGGTCGTAGTAATGGAGCATGGGAATATCCGAGAGCTATTCATATGTTTTGCATCCGACATATAGCATCCAACTTTTTGAGGAGTTTCAAGGCACCACACCTGCAGAGGCTAATTGTCAACATTGGCTATTCTAGAACAATGCGTGAATTTGATATGCGTTACCAGAGATTATGTGAGCGGGGGGAGGCTTACAAGCAGTGGTTAGACCGGATCCCTCGACAGCAGTATGCCTTGGCGTATGATGGTGGACATCGTTGGGGCCATATGACAACTAACCTAGTGGAGTGCATTAATGGAGTATTGAAAGGGGCACGCAATCTTCCGGTCACAGCCCTTGTTAAGGCAACTTTTTACAGGCTAAATGCATTGTTCACAAGGAAGAGAGCTGAGGCTGAGGCTCGTATAAGTGCAGGACAACTATTCTCTGAATATGCAACTCAGAAAATTCTGTCAAATCAGCGCTCAGCGGGGAACATTCAAGTTAACCTATTTGATAGGCAGAACGAGGTATTTGAAGTGCGCGAGATGCCAAGTGGGTTGGAGTTTGCAGTAAACTTGCGCCTTCAGCATTGTGATTGTGGTGAGTTTCAGGTGGATCGAATTCCATGTCGCCATGTATTTGCCTGCTGTGCAAACCAGCGCTTGGATTAG